A single region of the Vicia villosa cultivar HV-30 ecotype Madison, WI linkage group LG4, Vvil1.0, whole genome shotgun sequence genome encodes:
- the LOC131594838 gene encoding heme oxygenase 1, chloroplastic-like isoform X1 codes for MASPTALYRIHSLFLYKNNNPQLSVSQTRQFRSNFFFQRKLSFEVPRMPRKETVIVSATTAEKKRHPGEAKGFVEEMRFVAMRLHTKDQAKEGEKQVEKPEERAVTKWEPTVDGYLKFLVDSKLVYDTLDKIVQDAAYPYYAEFKNTGLERSASLDKDLEWFKEQGYTIPEPSSPGLSYAQYLTDLSQNDPQAFICHFYNIYFAHSAGGRMIGKKIASQLLNNHGLEFYKWDGDLSQLLQNVRDKLNKVAEEWTREEKNHCLEETEKSFKLSGEILRLILS; via the exons CACCAACAGCTCTTTACCGAATCCATTCCCTTTTTCTTTATAAAAACAATAACCCCCAACTCTCTGTTTCACAAACTCGTCAATTTCGTTCCAATTTCTTCTTTCAAAGGAAGTTATCATTCGAGGTGCCCAGGATGCCAAGGAAAGAAACCGTTATTGTGTCTGCCACGACGGCGGAGAAGAAGCGTCATCCCGGTGAGGCGAAGGGGTTTGTGGAGGAGATGAGGTTTGTGGCTATGAGGTTACATACGAAGGACCAGGCAAAGGAAGGTGAGAAACAAGTTGAAAAGCCTGAAGAGAGAGCCGTCACTAAGTGGGAACCTACTGTTGATGGATACTTGAAGTTCCTTGTTGATAGCAAGCTTGTTTACGATACACTCGATAAGATTGTTCAAGATGCTGCTTATCCTTATT ATGCTGAATTCAAAAATACTGGTTTGGAGAGGTCGGCAAGTTTGGACAAAGATTTGGAGTGGTTCAAGGAGCAAGGTTATACCATTCCTGAACCTTCATCTCCTGGTCTTAGCTATGCCCAGTATCTTACAGATTTGTCTCAGAACGACCCTCAGGCTTTCATTTGTCACTTTTACAACATCTACTTTGCACATTCAGCTGGCGGTCGAATGATTGGGAAGAAG ATTGCTAGTCAGTTACTTAACAACCATGGTTTGGAGTTCTATAAATGGGATGGTGACCTTTCACAGTTGTTGCAGAATGTTAGAGACAAACTGAATAAAGTTGCTGaa GAATGGACTCGAGAAGAGAAGAATCATTGTCTGGAAGAAACAGAGAAGTCATTCAAGTTATCAGGAGAGATTCTGCGTCTAATACTATCGTGA
- the LOC131594838 gene encoding heme oxygenase 1, chloroplastic-like isoform X2: MASPTALYRIHSLFLYKNNNPQLSVSQTRQFRSNFFFQRKLSFEVPRMPRKETVIVSATTAEKKRHPGEAKGFVEEMRFVAMRLHTKDQAKEGEKQVEKPEERAVTKWEPTVDGYLKFLVDSKLVYDTLDKIVQDAAYPYYAEFKNTGLERSASLDKDLEWFKEQGYTIPEPSSPGLSYAQYLTDLSQNDPQAFICHFYNIYFAHSAGGRMIGKKEWTREEKNHCLEETEKSFKLSGEILRLILS; this comes from the exons CACCAACAGCTCTTTACCGAATCCATTCCCTTTTTCTTTATAAAAACAATAACCCCCAACTCTCTGTTTCACAAACTCGTCAATTTCGTTCCAATTTCTTCTTTCAAAGGAAGTTATCATTCGAGGTGCCCAGGATGCCAAGGAAAGAAACCGTTATTGTGTCTGCCACGACGGCGGAGAAGAAGCGTCATCCCGGTGAGGCGAAGGGGTTTGTGGAGGAGATGAGGTTTGTGGCTATGAGGTTACATACGAAGGACCAGGCAAAGGAAGGTGAGAAACAAGTTGAAAAGCCTGAAGAGAGAGCCGTCACTAAGTGGGAACCTACTGTTGATGGATACTTGAAGTTCCTTGTTGATAGCAAGCTTGTTTACGATACACTCGATAAGATTGTTCAAGATGCTGCTTATCCTTATT ATGCTGAATTCAAAAATACTGGTTTGGAGAGGTCGGCAAGTTTGGACAAAGATTTGGAGTGGTTCAAGGAGCAAGGTTATACCATTCCTGAACCTTCATCTCCTGGTCTTAGCTATGCCCAGTATCTTACAGATTTGTCTCAGAACGACCCTCAGGCTTTCATTTGTCACTTTTACAACATCTACTTTGCACATTCAGCTGGCGGTCGAATGATTGGGAAGAAG GAATGGACTCGAGAAGAGAAGAATCATTGTCTGGAAGAAACAGAGAAGTCATTCAAGTTATCAGGAGAGATTCTGCGTCTAATACTATCGTGA